The following proteins come from a genomic window of Candidatus Delongbacteria bacterium:
- a CDS encoding rod shape-determining protein: MGFFSFLNVFSNDIAIDLGTANTLIWVKGRGIVVEEPSVVTWDNRVKKVIAIGHEARSMEGKTPGEIRTIRPMRDGVIDDDEIAEEMIRQFIKKVKTRALAGRPRIIVCVPSGVTKSEKRIIRSAAENAGAREVSLVSEPMAAALGVGLPVDKSEGSMVVDIGGGTTEIAVISLSGIVSENSIRTAGDKMNTAISDFMRSEHKLSIGLRTAEQIKIEIGSAIELDEEKTMLIKGKDLVGGLPKEMEVHSEEIRKTLEPVVKQIVQAVKSALEKTPAELASDIKERGIVLTGGGALLRGLDQKLRNETNLPVSLADDPLTCVVRGTGKIIENMNQYYKVLLNE, from the coding sequence ATGGGCTTTTTCTCTTTTTTGAATGTATTTTCGAATGATATTGCGATAGATTTAGGTACTGCAAATACTCTCATCTGGGTAAAAGGCAGGGGGATTGTGGTTGAAGAACCTTCCGTAGTTACTTGGGATAACAGAGTAAAAAAAGTAATTGCTATTGGGCATGAAGCTCGTAGCATGGAAGGTAAAACTCCCGGTGAAATCAGAACAATAAGACCTATGAGAGATGGTGTGATTGATGATGATGAAATCGCAGAAGAGATGATCAGACAATTTATTAAAAAAGTTAAAACCAGAGCACTAGCTGGAAGACCAAGAATTATAGTGTGTGTTCCATCAGGTGTAACTAAATCTGAGAAGAGAATCATCAGATCTGCTGCGGAAAATGCTGGGGCTCGAGAGGTTAGTCTTGTATCTGAGCCAATGGCAGCAGCACTAGGAGTAGGACTCCCAGTAGATAAAAGTGAAGGTTCAATGGTTGTAGATATCGGTGGTGGAACAACAGAAATTGCAGTTATTTCTTTGTCTGGAATTGTGTCAGAAAATTCAATAAGAACTGCTGGCGATAAAATGAATACCGCTATTAGTGATTTTATGAGATCAGAGCATAAACTTTCCATAGGGTTAAGAACTGCAGAACAGATAAAAATTGAGATTGGTTCAGCTATTGAACTTGATGAAGAAAAAACAATGCTTATAAAAGGAAAAGACCTTGTGGGAGGTCTTCCAAAAGAGATGGAAGTTCACTCCGAAGAGATTAGAAAAACTCTTGAGCCGGTTGTTAAACAGATAGTTCAAGCAGTAAAATCGGCACTGGAAAAAACTCCTGCCGAACTAGCATCAGATATTAAGGAAAGAGGAATTGTTCTTACTGGTGGAGGAGCACTACTTCGTGGATTGGATCAAAAATTAAGAAATGAAACAAATCTTCCAGTCAGCCTTGCAGATGATCCATTAACTTGTGTAGTTAGAGGTACAGGAAAAATTATTGAGAATATGAACCAATATTACAAGGTTCTTCTTAACGAATAG